In the Silene latifolia isolate original U9 population chromosome 1, ASM4854445v1, whole genome shotgun sequence genome, GTAAATGTATTTTTGTGGTAAGTGCTTGGAGACCGTCTGTCACCTATTCTTGCATTGTAAATTCTCGTGGCAACTATCGACTGATACTTGTGATGTGTGGGGGGTGACTTGGATTTGTCCCTTGGAGATTGATGATGCTTTTCTTGTATGGAATAACTCTCATTCTGTTGGATTTGAGATACGACTCTGGGAAGCATTTTTCATTGCTATAGTGACGATTATATGGGAGGTGAGAAATGCAGCTATTTTTGAGAACAAGACGCCTTGCTGGCCCTTCATGATGGATAAATTGCTTTTAAGGGTTGTTGTGTGGTGCAAATCATGGAAGGAAAATATACCTTATACGTTGGAAGAATGGTTGAACAATTGCAAATCGTTGCGATCATGGAAGGAACGAAGGATTATGGAAAGAAGGGCTCCGAGGGTTGGTGCTTGAGCCCAATATGCAAGGCTTCTGTTTTTTGAAAAGGATTCATTGTTTtagttgttttgttttttttcggtTTTCTTGTGAACTTTTATTTGCGACTCTACTCGCTGTAGGTCGCCGGGTTTTACCCTttcttaataaaaaaaaaaacaacatttaTATTGTCACAGGAACTAGAGTAGAGTACAAGACAATAATATAAACACACACATAAATCTTACAACGCCTTATACTTAAGTGCATATATTTAAAAGAGTTGATTAGATTTTAATCCCTTTTAAAATTCATATTtttaaaattgcttcaaaactcaaatttaaatGACGTATTTCCTCTATTTTTGAACTCTCACTCCATTTGTCTAAATAGTTCTGCCATACATAAATTGGCTAAGTCACAAACAGAATAAGTTCAAAAATAGACGAAATAAGTCGCTTAAATTAGAATTTTGAAGcaatttcagaaaaaaaaaatgcaatttaAAGGAGtagtttttgcaaaaaaaaattcaaaataaaataattataacaatgtgaatgtgaatttgagaagggtgtaaaatctaattaacttTATTTAAAATTAATTGTTGGTATTGATGCTTGGAAATTGTAATCCCGAACCATCCAATTTTTGTTCCATAATTTGACTCAATCTTTCAACCATCTCCACACTTAAAAGATTCATCCAATCACCCACTTCACCTTTCCTAAACAACCCTTGATTCTCAAAGTATAATATAGAGTTCCCTTTCTTGTTAACCTCCAAATCCTTCATTTGATCGAAGCTACAAAGCTTCGAAATCGCGTCGACAACGCCATTTTCTTCTTCTTCAGCAGTAAAAGGGTACCCTAAAAACTCAGCCAACTTCCTCAATTGAAAGGAAACATCACTCTTTAAGTCCTCATACTTTAAGAACATGACTTTTTCAGGTGCCTTTAAGCTTTCTTCCCAATATTTAAGCATATGGTCCCAATATGGACCGTACCCTACATGCCCTTTACAATACATATCAAATGCCTCTTCCAAAGAAAATGGTCCTAGACAAGTAGGCCtaattttcttcaaaaaatgCCAAATTGACACAAATGTATCATAAGGGTTCCTACAAATGTAAACAACCTTACATTTAGAGGACACTATAGAGTTAGGTAATGAATTGTAGGGCACATGGGATGAAAATAGCCTAGGAGAAGGAATGTTTAAGAGATTAGGGAATTGATTGTTTGCATAAACTTTATACTCCAAGAAAGGTACAAGATCATGAGGGTTAGAGGTTAACAAAGGATGTGTCTTAGAGAAAATATCAAACTTGTTACGGTTAACCACCGCGAAAACAAGGGCTTTTAGCCAAGTGGTGCCTGATTTTGGAACCGTGGCGACCATAACATCACTATCTAGAGCTTGAAAATGGGTTTGTGCCTTCATTATAGCTTGAATTTCCTTGGGTTGACACCAAAAACCTTGAAATAGGTAAAGATATGGAGTTCTCCACCCTATAACTCTTGGAAGTGAAAGTAGTATTTGCTTACACTCCTTTGAAATTCCCTCAAATTCATCCATTTCTTGAGAATTTTTTTCTATGGGAAAGTGTAGAGTGcccatactttttttttttgggtaggTAAGAAAAGGTTGGTATAGAGAAGGGAAAATTAGAGAGATGTTGTATGTGTTTGTTGAAGTTGAAATAGGCTATTTTTATAGTACGATTAATAGTGATAATGTAACTATGAGTAGAAATTCAACATTTTGCATGCATGACAAATATAATATTTATGAGTTTTAGTGTGGGATACATATATATTCGAATGGTCCTACTTGAACAATAAATGACAAGCCGCAAAAGCCGAACGACCGAAATATAAGCAGTTGTTTACTTGTTTAGATCCCCGACCTGAAACTACCGAGTAGTAGAACTTTGGAGTAATTCCCGTATAGGGTGGGATTACAAAAATTGAAGATATCAATCACTCCTCCCAAAATCGCCAAATTTTGTatttactccctcccatccactcttttGTTCCTctttgaagtgggcacggagattaagggtggagagtataatattgataaaaatatgagtggggtttggtaattggagagaggtatgaataattagaattaaatattaataaaggagatgagtggggtttggttattggagagaggtaagaataattagaattaaatattaataaaggatatggtggggtttgatgagtggagagaggtaggagtataatattaataaaaactttctcaaaaaggaaagaggaagaaaacctgaataatccgttttaggaaatagggaagaaaagagtggatatgAGGGAGTATTAAAAACAATACTCATAGCGGTTCTCTTTAGGAGCTAGGTAGTACGGACACTTCTCTTAATcagccgtcccgtgtccgacaccgtgtccgACACCGACACTCCTCGGACAGACGTCGAAACGTGTTGGACGcctataaagccgtgtctaactttcaacaTTTATTTtggcacgtgtccgacgcgtgtccatggtatttgggtcgtgtccgacgcgtgtccataatatttggacatcatttggggtgaatgatgttctttagacgggAAATGAGCTGTTAAAATAGCTTGATTAGAAGATGAGTTTTGATGGAAAATTAAAATGGGTTATAATCTTGGACAAGTTTTACctttacttatttaaatttaatatcaaatacttttataaaaagAAAATCGAATGTTTATaacaataaaatatatattttattaaatttgtaTAACGTGCCCCgacccgtgtcctaaatttcataggatgtcgtgtcacgtgtctgtgtcgtgtccgtgtccgtgtccgttttggtgctacctagcttaGGAGTAGTCAAACATTTGGGCCGGACGGGGCATGGCTAGGCGGACCCGTAGGGCCGGATGCAGTTGGACACGGAACTTGTCCGGCTTGAGGGCTTGCCAGGTTGAATTTATTCGAGCCGAGTCCGGCCCTATTTTTTGGCGAGCCAGGTCGGCCGGTCACAACTCATGAGTGCTATGATACTTGACCCGTTTTAAGCTCAAGACAGATAGTGTCGTCTTAAATGATAATTTGTCATATAGACATCACCCATGAGCCACATAAATTttttatatcttgaaattattgcGAAATAGTTTCAATTTCGCAAAAACATAAGATTATATAACAAGATTTCGATAAATATTTTTGTGTAAAACTGTTTTAGACAATGTTATTGTAAATTCAATATCATAGATATTTTTTCTTGACATGGgcatcattgtatttgatggaTAATGTAACGCCCCGAAAAGCGGAAAGGCAGCTCAAAATAATTCTCTTTATTACCAATAGACCgcagcggaattacaagggcgtcaccgccgtattccccttcggagaatacaaggcttatacaattaaaataaatatactTGTAAAAGTAAACTAAAAACTCTATAATTATACATTATATACATCTTTTCTTCTATATGAaattcctcacacttgaccttcccgactacttgtacctgaaaaagagtgagagtaacggaatcagccaaccacaggctgagtatgactccagttGTCTCCACCAACCTTATGTCATTATCTAATAACAGTTCTCATTATATAACACAATTTAATAATGTCATAGTACATAGCTTAACATAGACCAGGCTAATAACTAAACATTATAACACGTTTATCATTTCCATAACAATAAGATATATATTCCTATCACATTAAGGTCGGTATACCATTACTGAAGAGGATAGACATTACGTATTTCTCATGGGCCAACGCCCTGGAGTCAACGCTCCTTTTTTTTAATATGGGCCAACGCCCTGAAGCCAACGCTCCTTTTTTAATATGGGCCAACGCCCTGGAGCCAACGTATCTGGTACCAACGTTGCCTCTTTTATATATGGAGCCAACGCTCCTACTGTGTACACAGTTTTGATTTCCTCAGTAATGTCATCTCAAACCAATAATCGTAGtccgaatgctacaattggccaattatACATTATGACAACCACCACCTTATCACAGTCATATATTCATAAGACGGTaactaatataacatgtgagtagtataacaatcataagacgaaattaacaataaaactaatataaattggttatttctaatctcttatttcaaggtaaaataaagataaacaaatacTTATATCGACGAAGGGTTCCAAAATCATACCATATTATGCCCGTTGTATTGTTATTGAAGATGTAATAACTCGTGGCTCACTAATTTTGCAATTTCCGTCTTTTCCCTTATCCGAGCTCCCTCCTCTCAATTTTCTTTCTCGTTTTACCTATCCTTCATTTCCAGGCATTTTCATTTGCTTGCCTCTTGGGTATACGCAAATTTGGTGTCCACATATTAACCTTAGTGAGTCACTAGGTAGGCTACGTGTGTTTGGGtaagtttttcctttttttttctttttctaatagTGGTCTAATACGGAGTAGTAAAAATTGTAACGGGTCTGACTCATATATTCTTAGACAAATTACTAAAATGGAGCCGTCTTCATGTATACAGAAAAATATATGAGTTTAGTCTATAAAGTCTCTAATAGtcctattataatatatattttaaaataaatattattcgAGATATTATAGataattttattgtaaaatggttTTACGGAAAATTAGGGTAAAAGAGGGAGTGATCCATTAGCGCACATAGAAAACGATGGTAATCAGGTATTGTTGGTGCAAAATGAGTGGGACATGCGGTATGCGTCAAAACAAGTCGCTGCCGACATGAATATGAAGCACGAGTTGTACGTTGAGATAGATGTTCACGAATAGAAATAGAAACTTGCTATTTTTATCCTCCTTTACTATAAGAAGGTTAGAGAATAGAGATCCGGAGTTACACATTATGTGCTACTTGCTTGCTTAGCTTGTTGAGTTGGCATCGTAAAAGTTTCTTCtcataaaaatatttttatcCTCCTTTACTATATACGTTATGGCGTCTGTATGCAAATTGATCATCCAATTTTTTAATTGCAATGTCGTAAGTGGGGTTTGATTTAGGTTAGATGGATATCCGTTTGTACCACTCTTTATGTGCTACTTGTGTAATGCAAGACCTATCATTTTAATTAATAATTCTTACATACATATTATTTGTAAGAGAGTAATATAAAGACTCGATATCATCAACAGGGGCGGCTATGATCAAGTGCGGGCTGAGCGCGCGAA is a window encoding:
- the LOC141588720 gene encoding cytosolic sulfotransferase 15-like; translated protein: MGTLHFPIEKNSQEMDEFEGISKECKQILLSLPRVIGWRTPYLYLFQGFWCQPKEIQAIMKAQTHFQALDSDVMVATVPKSGTTWLKALVFAVVNRNKFDIFSKTHPLLTSNPHDLVPFLEYKVYANNQFPNLLNIPSPRLFSSHVPYNSLPNSIVSSKCKVVYICRNPYDTFVSIWHFLKKIRPTCLGPFSLEEAFDMYCKGHVGYGPYWDHMLKYWEESLKAPEKVMFLKYEDLKSDVSFQLRKLAEFLGYPFTAEEEENGVVDAISKLCSFDQMKDLEVNKKGNSILYFENQGLFRKGEVGDWMNLLSVEMVERLSQIMEQKLDGSGLQFPSINTNN